The Aphelocoma coerulescens isolate FSJ_1873_10779 unplaced genomic scaffold, UR_Acoe_1.0 HiC_scaffold_365, whole genome shotgun sequence genome includes the window gcagaagtaacgcagctgggctgtctctgacctggggcacgccagagctcgtgccctGAGCAGCAAGAACTTCATTAGGTTGGCGCACCAAGCACGGGGCTCACACGAGTGGATCCCTGCGACATCGTGGCTGTCAGTGGACAGCGATAAGAAGCGACTTTGGACTGCTAACGCCTCTCGGAGCAgtctgctctgttttaggagCAGTGCCCTGAGAGAAGGCTGCTAACTCCCACTCACTCTGCACTGAACTGACTTTGGAGAGCAGCTGTGCCTCAGAGAACCCAACCTGTGCTTTTTACTGTGGGACCAGACAAATTTGTGCTGATGTCTGAAACTTGTGCGAGTATCCCTGGTCCctgatattttgtttcttttttctttttttcaggtggTGGGCGGAAGAAGTGCCCAAAGAGAGATGGGATCCAAACTCTCTCAGCCCCAAAGAGAGGTTTTTCTCCAAGTTGTGAAATTCCTTTCAGTTACTGGTTTCAAATTTTCAAAGGGTCTGTTAAAACAGTTTGTtcgctggcttttcttttaccttcctcaAGTGACTCctgcaaatttaaaatctcctgcCTTCTGGAAGGCTGTGGGGCATAAGATTACTGATTTAAAGCGAAAAGGGGACTCCTCTggagaaaaattctttcctctagttCTAGTCCTTCGGGACTTGCATAAAATGgatcagaaagtaaaagaaaagcacaaatcccCTTGCAGTTCTTCCTgtatccctccttcctcccctcctgctcctcatcccacttCCCCTTCGTTGGGAAAACTGAATGGGGTGATATGCCCAGAGGCACAGAGTTGCTACCTTCTCTCTGACCCCTCTCAGTCTTTTCAGCAACCCTGTTGGGGTAGCTCTGGTCAAGCTGCCTCGACCTCTTCCCAAACCCCGTATCCCTTACCCTCCTCCCCAGTTGTAagcccagaaaactgttttaaatgctgtttgccaTTGTCCCCCCCCACTCCACGTGTCTGAACAATGGCGCTGACCACATGGCACAGttcacccctcccccccttgtTCTTCCCCCAGGCCCTTTCACCCTCTTACCCCCAACCCTTTCCTATCCCCTCCCCGAGATGTGATGTCATCGGGTTCCTCCCATGCATTGGGTACTGCCCCCTGCGTTGGGAATCCCCGCCCATCCTGTGACCACGCCTCCTGGTCCTCCAACCCCGCCCCCTGTGGAGGACTTCCTGGCTCTCACACGCCCCCCATTCCAGTTCCCACGGGGTAGAAACCGGAACCATGTTGAAATCAGGTCCAGGAGTCTCCTCAGCCCCTTCCTAtccctttgctgttcctgtaacaTATGATTGAACTGGCAGTAATCCCACATGGAAACCTTTTGATTCTGCAGGGctgaaagagctttgcaaagccCAGAAAGCATTTGGGAGGGAgaatcagtattttaagaaccttCTTAAGATAACTCTCACCGGTACAGTGATTGTGCCACATgacctcaaaagcattttctcctgcttgctttccccatCCAAGTTTCAAATATGGGAAGAAGGTTGGAGAAAGCAACTGGGAGAGGTCCTCCTTATTTTACTGCAGGATCCAAACAACGCGGGGGTTTCTACGGATCACCTTACCAGTGAGGGGTTATTAGCCAAGCCCCAGAACCAGGCTCAAAATACACCAGAGCCGGTCCTGAATGCTGTAAagcaagcagcacagcaagcGTTCTTAATGATGCCCCCTAAATTAGCACCTCAATTGAATTACACTGAGATTCGGCAACTGcaaaatgagccatttattgATTTTGTGGATAAACTGAGGCTGGTAGTGGAAAAACAAGTGGAAGATCCGAAAACAAGAGAGCATATTCTAACGCAAATTGCAAAGATTAATGCCAATGATGCTTGTAATAGAGTGGTTTTGGGTCTTCCATTCGAACCTCCACCGACCTTAAGTCAAATGATTCGTGCTTGCACGACATTGGTGCCAATTCATCAGCCAAATttaaaaacggggaaaaacttAATAGAAATTGCAGCCGCTGCTGATGCAACAGCATCTCAGGGCAATAGAAATGCTAATTGGGTCTGTCACAGGTGTGGCAAACCAGGGCACTTGGCCCaaaactgcagagctctggcttCAGTTAATCAGGGTTCCTGAGCTGTCTCCCCAGGGAAAATGACATCGCCTGCCGCCGATGGGATGCAGCCAAAACACTGACAGGACTGTGTGGATTGGCAGGGCCACATGGGGGAATGAATGAAGAAACTGCCACCAGGAAAATGGTTACCACGACCACTGCAACTCAAATGGACTCGGTGACACCCCAGAGAATCGTCGTGAGTTGTGAGAGTCTGAGAGACTGTATATTGTTTGTGTTAAAAGATGTTGTACATTCACCAGCTGACATttgtgttacaccagaaattgtTCAAGTGGGCCCACaagggttctttactgtcaataTCCAGTGTGTTAACCCTCCCTATTTTCTTGCTGCTAACCAGGTTGTGGCCCAAGCTATTCTCATGCCCAGTAGTCCGCCACAGGACTACAACCcctctgtcttctgggctgaggcagctgggaaTGACAAACCCATGCTTAATTGCAAACTGTCTGGCCAAGGCTCAGacatcagcctggcaggaatgatggACATGGGAGCAGACGTGACAGTCATTTCTTCCCACAACTGGCCgtcacactgggagctgcagctggcagaaggtaTTGTGACGGGTGGGGGGGGATCTATATCTGCTCAAAGAAGCAAGGCACTTGTCCAAATTGAGGGTCCAGAGGGACAGATAGCATCAGTCCGTCCTTTTGTAATTGACTCTGGATTTCCATTGCGGGGCAGAgatctcatgtcccagtggggGGCTCGAGTCGAAATTCCATCTCAACCCCAACATTTTTTGTACAGGCCACTGCGGAGTGCCccttccagaaattaaattggatCTCTGACAAACACATCTGGATGGATCAATGGCCTTTGAAAAATGACAGATTAAAGGCACTCAGCACACTCATGGAGGAGCAATTGAAAAGAGGAAATATCGAACCATGTAAGAGCCCTTGGAATTCTCTGGTATTTGGAATcaaaaagctggggaaagacCAGTGGCGCCTCCTCCAGGACTTgcggaaaataaatgcagtcatagaggacatgggacccctgcagcccgGAATGCCTTCACCCTCCATGCTCCCCAGGCAGTGGAAGGTAGCAGTCATTGATATTAAAGAGTGTTTCTTCCAGATCCCACTACGCTCAGACAATGTGCCCTGGTTTGCCTTCTCGGTCCCTTCCATCGACCGAAAGGCTCCCGTGCAGCGCTAGCAGTGGTGAGTTTtgccacaaggcatgaagaactcacccaccatctgccagtggtatgtaGCTCGCATTCTGTCCCCTGTCAGAAAGTTAGCAGCAAAGGCAATAGTGCTCCACTATATGGAcgatgttttggtgtgtgctcCTAACCAATCCTATTTAGACTGGACATTGGGGAAGGTAATTGAGGCCTTAGAGGCAAATGGATTTGAAATCCAGGCCAAAAAGGTCCAGAAAACCTCTCCATTTAAATACCTTGGACTAAAAATCCATGAGCAGACTGTGGTTCCCCAACAAGTCAAAATAATTGATAACCCTAAGACCTTGCAGGAACTCCATCAGCTCTGCGGGTCCATCAATTGGGTGAGGCCTCTCCTAGAGCTGACAACAGAAGATCTCGCTCCTCTGTTCAACCTCCTGTGAGGGAAAGATGACCTCCCATCACCCAGGCATCTAACAGAGGAGGTGAGACAGTCCATCTGTAAGGTACAGGAAGCACTGTCGTCCCAGCAGGCACACCACTGAGCCCCAGGTCTGCCTTTTCAAActgattccaaaagaaattcaaagcagaaaaccattaAATGCCTTGACAATCTTTTCAGATGCCTGCGGTCATTCCTGCAAGTCTGTCATCACATGGAAGTATCCCTgcactcagaagtgggagtctgatgtACAGGTAGTTGAAGGATCCTGAAGTGGCAGAACTTGCAGCCATGGTCAGGGCATTTGAGTGGTTCAGTGAACCATTTAATTTGATAACTGACTCAGCCTATGTTGCAGGTGTAgtttccagggcagagagagcctTACTAAAGGAGGTTGCAAACCCAAAACTTCATAACTTGCTTTCGAAATTGATTCAACTGATCTCCCACTGAAAGCAACCATTCTATGTCATGCATAGTGTGTGagatcacacactgacctgccaggatttaatgccaaagggaacaggagagcagatgccctagcAATGCCCATCGAGTTAGCGAATGtgcctaacagattccagcaagcccagctgagccatgcagtgttccatcagaatgctccagctctcatcCGAATGTTCCACCTCACTAGAGACCAAGTAAAAGCAAAGACGATCTCTTCTTCTGGCCGAGCTGCCCTCACTTGTGCCCCAAGTGTGGCCATGCAGCTGTGGCACCCTGAGGAGGGCATCCCCTGGACATGGGCAAGGGCACCTGCTGGACTGTGACCACTGGAGATGGTTGTGCATGGACAGagagcctgcagtgctgcccacagcttggagaagggcaggctcaggcccgGGGCAGCTTCTCCCAGTGACACTCCAGCTCTCAGAAGCCTCCAAGGTGCAGCCACACTTGCAgttgcctgctcactgcttggGGTTCTGCATGGCTCCACACGgtgctgagggcagggcagggcaggctgtggCAGCGCTGGCCTGGCTGTCTCCACTGATGCCTTTggttctcttttcctctgcagcagcagggaccggcagcagcggcagcagcagcagcagcggcaggacgaggaggaggtggctgcCCTGGCCCTTTGCTCTGCGGCGgggcccagccagggctgcgcgggcgccagggcaggagggctccGGCTGCAGCAGGGCGCTCTTcgggcagcccctggcagccgTCTGCGCGGAGGACGGCACGCTGCCCCGGCCCATCCAGGTGAGGCGGCCGCACAGGGCTGCCCGTCCCTCCCTCTGGATGCTGCACAGCCAGTGTCCCCACGCATGTCCCCCAGCCATGGGGCACTGGGCTCTTCAGCCGTGCCtcaggctcctgctcccagcccctttgcagcaggaggcagcgagcccaggctggggcagagctctgcgaacagggcagctcctcacacAAGCCCCTGCCCTCCCgcctctcctgcaggagctgctggctgtccTGCACCAGGAAGGGCCCACAACAGAAGGCATCTTCCAGAAAGCAGAGAGCGCCAAAGCCTGACAGGAGCTTCGGCAGGCCCTGGACCACGGCCTGCACGTCGACATGGCAagccagccagtgctgctgctggccatgctCCTCAAGGTGAGtcctcctgagctgcagctgcaaaggCTCCTGCCTGCGCCACCGTGCTCCAAGGCTCACCGGCAGCCCTTGGCATGGCAGGACTTCCTGGGAAGCATCCCCGGCAAGCTCCTCGTCACCGACCTCTACGAGGACTGGACGGCTGCGATGCAGATGGCCAGCAGGGAGGACAAGATCTGTCAGCTCAAAGAGTAAACGTGGGCAGCAGCTTCCAGCTCCgcagcaggcactgctggaagCCTGGCACTCTCCTGAAAGGGGACACTCTCCTGAAGGGGCTGTGTTTTTGGACAGCTTGCTCTTGCTGGCTGGCAGTCtgattttggggcaatgcaCGGGGAGCGTTCCCTTGCGTGAGCTCGGGGGAAatcaggagctgggcagcaacGCCCTGCATCCTTCCCGCGGGAGCGCTGGAGCCCTGAGCGCTGGCCGAGAGCGCCTGCGGAGCTGCGCAGCAGCcgctggctgctccctgcctggggcCAGCTCTGGGGACGGCCGTGGGCAACGTGGGCCTGCTGATGGACGCTGCCTTCCTGTTCCCTCGGGGGGCCAAGAAGTTGCCCGCAGCaaagctgctcctcctcaggcagctgctggcactgctgcgaCTCATCGGCCAGCACGTGTCCAGCAGCAGAAtgacctgcagcagcctggccgTCTGCCTGGGGCCAAAGCTGCTGAGCCCAccgcaggagcagcagctggagctcgaGGCCATGCTGGCCGAGAACAAGCAGGTAAGGCTGGCTTCAGCAGCCGGCTGCAGCCTTGCTGGCCAAAGGCAACTTGGCTGCCCAGAGGTGCCTGTGCCTGGCGGCCCCCTGTGTCCAGCCAAGGCTGCTGCGGGAGCTGCCTGCAAGAGCTGCCCCCCAGCCAGCGCCTTCCTCCTGTGCAGAGGCAAGGCTCAGCCGTGATGGCCAGGGCTGCTTGGCACGCTCTCGGGCCTCTGAGCTGAGAGCAAGGCTTTCCTGTGTGCAGGCGAATGCTCTGGTGGACATCCCGCTGGAGAACTCAGGTGACATCTTTGGGGAACAGGTAGCTGGCCCCAACGAGTCACCAGCACCCACAGAGCTATGCACAGGTAGGAGCAGGAACAGAGCCTTGTCCCAGCCTGGGACTCAGGGCCCCAGAAATCTCAGCATCAAGAGGCCAAGCAGTGTAGGGCTTGCCtgtgggttttggtttctttgttcTTGTCTTCCAAGTCGTCACTTTGCTGCACATGCTTTTGCTTTCTAGAGATGCACAGGGAAGAGCAAAGTGGCCCTGCAGGAAGAGAAGACAACAAGCCCCAGGCAGAAAGCAATCTGGATGcatccccttccctgcctgagACCcggcagggagatggagaagagGCCACGGTGCTGGAGGTCCAAAGAGCAGAGGTATGGCAGCTGCACAAATCCTGGAACAATGTGTCCCAGGGAGACAGGCAGTTTGTCATGGGgccaaggagctgctgtgcctcctcctgacagcacagctctgcagcctctggcctccctccctccctgctttcctcccttctaccctccctccctccctccctccctccctccctccctccctccctccctccctccctccctccctccctccctcatccctccctcatccctccctccctttcccactctctcctccctccctccttatccccctcatccctccatccccccacCTCCAGAATTTCTGCTTCAGGCACCTCCAGCTTTGTCTCCAAACACCCACCAGAGCTCCCCAGAGTCGCTGGCCAAGGCCGAAGCCCTGACGAGCCTTTCTGTGTCAGGAAGGTAAAAGGAGCCCACATTGGTTCCAACAAGAAGGGACTGAGCTTGTGCCTCCCACCTTTGCCTCTCTAATCCAACTTTGTGGCTAAAGGCTTGTAGGCTGCTAGccccaggaagagaaaaagagaaggaaaagacagcGAGCAGAGGCCTGGCCAGAAGACAGGGAATAGCAgccagaaagggaaaggaggaggacacACCAAAGAAGACTGGAGAAATGCAGGAAGCTCTGCCAGCCCAAGAAGCCCAGGTATGGatgtgccaggctctgctgcccaccctCCTCTCCACACTGCCCTGAGTCAGCCCAAGGCACTGGCAAGGGCCggcaggggctggtgctgggcagggcttggcaagagctccatggcagctgtgcaggggctctgcagcccttgGCTTCCTCCACGCCCACGTGCTGAACCTCTGCAGGAGGATGGCTCTGGGCAGGACgaaggggctgagggagaagcTGTGAAGGTGGGGCAGCTGGAACCCCTCTCCCTCTAGTTCTGCTTCTAGATGTTTATAGTGACACCTATCAAGCTAAGGTTTTCATTCTAGAGGCCGCTCTTTCACATGTTTTATGTCAATGGATAATTAGGTACGTCTCTTGGTACCTGTCAAGgcatctgctgctctgccacatCTATCCccactctgctgcctctgtcccCATTGCCTtgtctgctgtgccagctccgtGCCCTGTGGCCAtgctgggggctgggctggcggccaggcccagctgagcagcactttcagCCCCCGGTCTTGGCTGCCCACACCTGACGGGAGCAGCAGGAACCGCTGGTGGCAAAGCAAAAACcagggtgggagctgcaggcacaaacGGTGGCGTGGGCTTTGGCCGCGGGCACTGGccggctgggcaggagcgggccctgcccgtgctggggccgctcagcgcggctgccccgggcggcacaggggctgtccttgggcaaggcagctgcgccggcagggcccgggagcggtgccggctgtgccgcgctgccgggggctgcgggacggtcccgccggggctgcgctcgccACAGCCCGGCCCGCTGGGCCTGGTTTTGCTTTCTAAGCCTCCTGGGGAGGCTCTGAgatttctcttccctgatggaagtgcagctgctgccaagggaaacgtCCTGATCCTGACtcagtgttccctttgcttcccaggtGTCCCATCTGCTGTCCCcgtccaggagagctgctctgcacaagAGGAAGAGACCAAGGGAGAGGCTGGGAATATCGGCGGCTGCAATCCCTCCTGATATAATTCTAGTTATAAATGTGTGGAGTATGACTAAGAGCGTTAGAAAAATGGGGATATTGACACCTGTATATCTATTTGTATGGGTATATTGATGCATGTATATCGATCTGTTTACATCTGTAGTTATATTTACATACTTGTTCAGTTGGGTACCTCTAGAGATCGATTGATGGGGTTGGAATGATTTTTATATTAGTACATtgatatttgcatatttatagAGGGATTTGATATGTGTGTATTATAGATGTCTCGTTATATCTcacatgaaatatttaatagaTATTTACATCTGTGTGTTTttatatgtatttgtatttgaTATGTATTTACTTACATTTCAGATTTATGGAATTGTATAGTTCTAGAATTCTATTTATTAAGTTCTGGATCTGGGATTCTTTAGAGAGGGAtatctgtatttctgtattcaTATATGGGCCGTACAGTTGTAGAATTATGTCATAAATTAAATTGTTAAACTTCAGTTGATATTTGTGTGTAGTGGTAGTAGAGGGTTccagtaaattaattttttttaactgaagtggGTATTTGTATATATGTACATAGCATGACTGTAACAATAAATTAGTTTTGTAAACTTCAGTTGATAGTTTTATGTTCATGTATTAGCAGCGTGGGTGTagcaatttaaaacaaatgtcatttttaaactgaagttgCTTTTTGTGTATTTGTACATTAGCAGTGCAAGGGTGGCAATCTGCCATAATTTCCATGTTTAAACTGCAAGAAGGGTAGATTTGTGCTGTACAAAGGACTGGGCAGATGTAAACAGGATGGTGCTGGAGGATTTTGGCCATGAAAatccccagccgtgcccagcagatcccccagctgcagccaggctgggcaaggGAACGGCACATTtgggctgccagcagagccacacGTTGGCTACAGACTCGCTGCAGAGGCCTGCTGAGAAAGCGGGACTCcccttgatgccttttcctggtcttaaaatcgagagtcaaacatggttagaaggggaaaagggattttacctggggatttattttaaggatccttaggcgCACACGTCCAGGTCGTATGCATTGAGATGCACCCCGCTGAGTATGTGTGTGTCTCCCCaacatcgggtataacattataggttttactaattagcagatctatcaaaggttccccaaggagaggctcaagtgagcccccttctctaaggaaccttcccctgccatggttctatcttgctttacagaatgtgttctggagaggaccttgggctctggggcacactgatccctagctaccaagcttctaaaatgttttgtctctcagtttgacaaacaagtctaagaatgtCGGCAAAAAGCAcgaagaatacagaagttgtaaaaaggtataatggctataaaagaaaaggcaaaaatcttcatggcatcattgcCCCCgttttagagactaacaaaacttTGTCTTGTCTGGTCTCTATTCTTTACCCGCAGAACCTGTTTACACAACCAGCTGCTCCACAGCaaattacacagataataactacaattacagctgttatgaatatttcttttacctgGGCTCAGTTTGGTAATCAGgaggtgagggtatcaaaaacatgatcaaattttaaggtgttatttctagaagctacttcatgtagaatttgagttctCTTCCAAATGTCAtctaaatctttcttaattcttccacTTTGGTCCACATAAGAACAACAAGTGGTATTGACAATAGCACATACACCTCCTTGTGCAGCAAGTTTGAAATTGAGAGCTACCCTGTTTTGCATAACTGCACGGGACAGACTGTCAACTTCCTCCtgtaaggctgaaattgcatctgcagtatGCTGCTCAATACGTTCAATGACAGCCGAGATGTTTACAACTGTTCTTTCCAGTTCAACTACTCCGTAAGCGGGTACAAGGGCTCTGATTATGCTATGAAAAAGTGTGGGACGTTCAATGAGGGGATTAAgagacctttttttcttctcatttggtttttcaagatggtcaaatattgttatatttgagaccacagccccaataGCACAAGCCTGGTCTTTGTTCACAGGCATAACTTTCCAGGCCTTATTAccacatatccaatacaaccccatcccaaacgactgagccagtctccaccctgtcagtttcatctttgctgcaattCTTGGGTctattatttccctgaaatgggTCTGATGACAATATGAAGGAAGAACGGCTTTTCCTGTGGCGTTTACAATTGCACAAGGAACCTTATAGTTGGCATGCTCTACCAGGCTACTCAGGGTAATGGGGGGCAGAAGGGTGCTATTCATTGGTTCCCACATTTCAGTGCGGttctcttccattaaaatgccaatcaatggccactgacccttcccatctaggggtggtaactgagtacagatctAGCAATCgctcttattaagaattttggacacattttggaccacagtcttatgcaaatcatggggtgaacctTGAACCATGGTTACCAGTTGGACAAACAGGAAACACGtcaaaaacagtttaaactgcatctttctgatttgtatcagtctctgtatCAAATCTCGGTGATtttgggagcagaagctttcttcaccctggagtagtggatccacggtcccttgccagcaaccttgaccccagtaaaagtggtcagcaaaacttggaatggtcccttccacttggcttgcaaggggtcgctgtcccaccacttgatgtagactcagtctccaggctggaatggatgagcagctgtgtccaatcctattggtttggataacacgacgaatctctggagcttctgcaaa containing:
- the LOC138101621 gene encoding T-cell activation Rho GTPase-activating protein-like isoform X1, which translates into the protein MDAAFLFPRGAKKLPAAKLLLLRQLLALLRLIGQHVSSSRMTCSSLAVCLGPKLLSPPQEQQLELEAMLAENKQANALVDIPLENSGDIFGEQVAGPNESPAPTELCTEMHREEQSGPAGREDNKPQAESNLDASPSLPETRQGDGEEATVLEVQRAEACRLLAPGREKEKEKTASRGLARRQGIAARKGKEEDTPKKTGEMQEALPAQEAQVSHLLSPSRRAALHKRKRPRERLGISAAAIPPDIILVINVWSMTKSVRKMGILTPVYLFVWVY
- the LOC138101621 gene encoding T-cell activation Rho GTPase-activating protein-like isoform X2; amino-acid sequence: MDAAFLFPRGAKKLPAAKLLLLRQLLALLRLIGQHVSSSRMTCSSLAVCLGPKLLSPPQEQQLELEAMLAENKQANALVDIPLENSGDIFGEQVAGPNESPAPTELCTEMHREEQSGPAGREDNKPQAESNLDASPSLPETRQGDGEEATVLEVQRAEAPPALSPNTHQSSPESLAKAEALTSLSVSGR